A window of Mangifera indica cultivar Alphonso chromosome 13, CATAS_Mindica_2.1, whole genome shotgun sequence contains these coding sequences:
- the LOC123195152 gene encoding protein SODIUM POTASSIUM ROOT DEFECTIVE 2, translating to MGKLSLGKMLDCLCLNKSSCSCFCLNTLESEDEFDKKPLIVNEGAQLLRLKDVVSRNQTLAFQLKPKMVVLRVSMHCNGCKRKVEKHISNLDGVTSYKVDLESKRVVVIGDIIPCEVLESVSKVKNAEIWIS from the exons ATGGGGAAGCTCAGTTTGGGCAAGATGTTGGATTGTCTCTGTCTTAATAAAAGTTCATGTTCTTGTTTCTGCCTCAACACCTTGGAGAGTGAAGATGAATTTGACAAGAAACCACTCATCGTGAATGAAGGAGCCCAGTTGCTGAGGTTAAAAGATGTTGTTTCCAGAAACCAGACACTGGCGTTTCAATTGAAGCCCAAG ATGGTGGTGCTGAGGGTCTCCATGCACTGCAATGGATGTAAGAGAAAAGTTGAGAAACATATATCTAATTTGGACG GGGTGACATCGTACAAAGTAGACCTGGAAAGTAAGAGGGTGGTGGTGATTGGGGACATAATTCCTTGTGAAGTGCTAGAGAGTGTCTCCAAAGTCAAAAATGCTGAGATTTGGATTTCTTAA
- the LOC123194332 gene encoding uncharacterized protein LOC123194332: MAKALLFFSLLLISTLLSYSSPDPPTLAHAELTNYGFPIGLLPSSVQTYSLNQTSGEFSVQLVGVCKLTLPPDNYLATYSSKIKGKIEQGRIAKLDGIRVRAFFKWWSITGIRSSGDNLVFEVGMASAKFPSKNFDESPDCDGQKSAS; the protein is encoded by the coding sequence ATGGCCAAAGCTCTGTTGTTCTTCTCTCTCCTCCTCATCTCAACGCTTCTCTCGTATTCGAGCCCCGATCCTCCTACCCTCGCCCATGCCGAGTTAACGAACTACGGCTTCCCGATCGGGCTGCTTCCCTCATCGGTGCAAACCTACTCTTTGAACCAGACTTCCGGCGAGTTCTCCGTGCAGCTTGTTGGTGTATGTAAATTAACGCTCCCTCCAGACAACTATTTGGCTACCTACTCTAGTAAAATTAAGGGGAAGATCGAGCAAGGTCGGATCGCGAAGCTGGATGGTATTCGGGTCAGGGCTTTCTTCAAGTGGTGGTCCATCACAGGGATCCGGTCCAGTGGGGATAATTTGGTGTTTGAAGTTGGAATGGCCTCTGCCAAGTTTCCTAGTAAAAATTTTGACGAGAGTCCTGACTGTGACGGCCAGAAATCAGCCTCTTAA